The DNA sequence CAGGCGATGGCTGGATTCCGCAGCCGGGGTGGGACAGCGCCTACGACTGGCAGGGCTACATTCCCTTTGCCGCGCTTCCGCGGGCGGTCAACCCCAAGGCGGGCTACATCGTCACCGCAAACGCTGCGATCGTTGATGACTCCTACCCCTATTTCCTCTCCCGCGACTGGGATGAGGGATACCGCGCCGACCGCATCGTGAATCTCATCGAGGCGGCGATCGCCGAGGGGCCGGTCACCGCCGATCAGATGCGCGCGATTCAGATCGACCAAGAAATGTTTATCGGCAAGCGTCTCACCACTGCGGTGGCGAACGTCGCGAGTGACCGGGAAGGTGTACAGACAGCCCTTGACCTCCTCGCCGGTTGGGACGCGCAGAACGCGAAGAGCAGTGCGGCCGCCGCCTACGCCAACGTGCTGTGGGACACACTCGTCATGGCGATGTTCGCTGAGCGTGATGTTCCGGCGCCTGTCACCGGTCAATCACGCCTCTTCCTCGTCGTCGATGGATTGCTCAATAACCCTGAATCAGAGTGGTGGGTTAATGACGAGCTGGGCATCACGTCGAAAGACGACATGCTCGTCTATGCGGTCGAGAAGGCCTACGACCGCATGGTGGAACTCCAGGGTGATGACCCGACGAAGTGGAACTGGGGCGCGCTGCACGCCATCACACTGCGCTCAGACACCTTCGGCTCCAGTGGCATCGCGCCGATCGAGTGGCTCTTCAACCGCGGCCCCTACGACGTGGGCGGTGGTGCCAGCGTGGTCGACGCGACCGGCTGGACGATTGGCAAGAGCTTCGAAACAACGACGGTGCCTTCGATGCGCATGGTGATCGACGTCAGTGATTGGGATGCCTCGACCTGGATCCACCTCACCGGAACAAGCGGTCACGCGTTCCACCCCAACTACGTCGACCAGACGCCGATGTGGGCGGACGGCAAGCAACTGCCGTGGGCCTTTACGAAGAGGGCAGTTGCCGCCGGAACCACCGACACGCTCACGCTCACGCCGAAGAAGTAGTAGCGAGCACACCCGCCGTTCCGGGAACCGCATACCAGCCGGGCACAATTGTCATGCGTTGTACCCGGGAGGAGTCGTCGGCAGCGTATAAACACGCACCATGTACGCGCCATAAAATGCGAACACGAAGGCCAGCACTACGAAGAGAACCGCCAAGATCACTCCGATCGCGACCATCTCACCGATCCCGTTGCTGGCACCCACGAGGGCGAGCCCAAGGCAGAGCAGCGACAGGATCCCGAACGTCGCCACGCCAATCCACGTTGACGCCACCATCCGGCCGCGTTGACCAGCGACAGGTAACGGCAACTGACGCACGGACAGGTATTCACTCCAGCGAGCACCCGTCCACCACCGCGGCAGCTTGGCCGACGGAGCTGCGTACCAGCCGGGAGCAATCGCCCCAGGCTCCGTGTGGCCCGGCCACGGCATCGTGCGGGGATCAGCGTATGGCGCCAGCGAAGGTGCGGGAAGCTTCTCAATCTTTCTACCCAGCGCAGCGCTGATAACGCTAAGAATGCCGACGATGAAGAGGAAAACCGCGAAAGCGACGTCGACGTTGTCGCGACTCAGTGCAGCAAGTCGAGTAAGGCCCAGGAGCACCAGGATGCCGCCCAGCAGATACGACATGGTGGGCGTTTGCGAACGGGTCTTCTCGTACACAACGGCACCGTCGCGCAACAGAATCGTGCGAAACTTCGCGCCGTCCCACCAGCGCACATCGCTGGTTCCGGCAACCCCATACCAACCGGGTGCGATATTCATTGTTTTGTCCCCTTACGTAAACCGCTCTCTCACCCTACGCTGTGGGGCTCGACCCTCAACAGCGGTGGGAACGCAGTCACATGTGGGCGCTACTCCGAAGCGATGTCTTTCGCGTCTTTGAGCTCGTCAACGAACAATGACTCTTCGTCGATGGTTCCGTTACGGTACGCCTGACGGCCGACCATGTGTGCCGATAGCGGCGCCGTAGCGAACTGCACGACGACGATGGCGACAAGCATTGCGGTCGCGGGGAGCGAGCGGGCAGACAGCGCGATCGCGAGGCAGATCAAGAGGAAACCGAGCACCTGCGGCTTGGTGGCTGCGTGCAGGCGCGTAGGTACATCACGAAAACGCAGCAGGCCAACAGCCGCCGATAGGCACAGCAGCGCACCGATCAGAATCAGGATCAGTACCGCGAGGTCAAGAATCTGGTCACCGGTCATGAGGTCTGGTTATCCCTCCGTGCGACGTAGCGGGCGACCGAGATCGACCCGAACACCCCCACCGCGGCAATGATGAGCAGCACAGGCAGCGATCGAGTGTGGTGGTTGATCGCCATTTCGGCACCCAGCACGCACATCACTTCGGTGAGTAAAACGTCACTGGCGACGGCGCGGTCAAGAATGGAGGGCCCGCGCACGATGCGGTAAATCGTCAGTACCGCGGCAATGCCGAAAACAATAATGATGACGAGCAGGAGTGGGCTCATGCTGTGCTCCCGTGGTGTGCGGCCTCACGCTTTTTCAGCGCTTGCATCTGCTCTCGAGAGCCAACGGCGCGTACGATGCGATCTTCCCAGCGCAATACGCCAGCACGCTGACGCTCCACGTCATCGAGGCTCTTCACCCCGATGATGTGGAGGTACAGAATGCGGTTCTTCCTGTCGGTTTGTACGACGAGAGAACCGGGTATCAGCGACGCGGTGACGCCGACGTGCGTCATGATCAGGTCGTCATCGGTGTCAAGCGGAACCGCAATGATGGCGGTGCCTGGGCGCTTGCCGTTCCAGACATGCCAAGCCACCTGCAGTGAGCCCATCACCACGGCGATCGTAAATGTCACCGCGAAGATGAGCCCGTACCAGAGGTTAATACGGCCGGAGAGTTCAGCGGGAGGCAGGCGGAACACGCGCGTCGTGAAGATCGCGACAATGGTTCCGGTCAGCAACGACAGCACAGTGAACTGCCCCCACAGCAGCATCCACAACAGAATGAGCCAGACAAAGAATGGGAGCTGGGTCCATAACGCTCGAGCGGCGGTGCGACGATTGTCAATCATCAGCGACCTCCAGGTTCTCCAGTGAGATCGGCGTGAGCAGCGCATCTCCGACGCGCATGCAGACGTCGTAAAGCGGGCCAGCGAACACCGTCAGCGCGACCGTGACTGCGACCATCCCGGTGGTGGCCGCCGTCATAATGCGCGGGATCACGCGCTGCTCCCTGGTGTCGTCAGCGGCAGGCGCGTTGCCAAGGTAGCTGATGCGCAAATCGGTTTCGACCGAGTCCTCTTCTTCGCGCCAGAACGCAAGGTTCCACGCGCGCATGAGTGCGTACAGCGTC is a window from the Microbacterium sp. NC79 genome containing:
- the mnhG gene encoding monovalent cation/H(+) antiporter subunit G, with product MTGDQILDLAVLILILIGALLCLSAAVGLLRFRDVPTRLHAATKPQVLGFLLICLAIALSARSLPATAMLVAIVVVQFATAPLSAHMVGRQAYRNGTIDEESLFVDELKDAKDIASE
- a CDS encoding monovalent cation/H+ antiporter complex subunit F — encoded protein: MSPLLLVIIIVFGIAAVLTIYRIVRGPSILDRAVASDVLLTEVMCVLGAEMAINHHTRSLPVLLIIAAVGVFGSISVARYVARRDNQTS
- a CDS encoding Na+/H+ antiporter subunit E, with the protein product MIDNRRTAARALWTQLPFFVWLILLWMLLWGQFTVLSLLTGTIVAIFTTRVFRLPPAELSGRINLWYGLIFAVTFTIAVVMGSLQVAWHVWNGKRPGTAIIAVPLDTDDDLIMTHVGVTASLIPGSLVVQTDRKNRILYLHIIGVKSLDDVERQRAGVLRWEDRIVRAVGSREQMQALKKREAAHHGSTA
- a CDS encoding DUF2510 domain-containing protein; this encodes MNIAPGWYGVAGTSDVRWWDGAKFRTILLRDGAVVYEKTRSQTPTMSYLLGGILVLLGLTRLAALSRDNVDVAFAVFLFIVGILSVISAALGRKIEKLPAPSLAPYADPRTMPWPGHTEPGAIAPGWYAAPSAKLPRWWTGARWSEYLSVRQLPLPVAGQRGRMVASTWIGVATFGILSLLCLGLALVGASNGIGEMVAIGVILAVLFVVLAFVFAFYGAYMVRVYTLPTTPPGYNA